One Kangiella geojedonensis DNA segment encodes these proteins:
- a CDS encoding PilZ domain-containing protein — MESIQLTYPSTQHGQEFMMDHKPSSVKSWLANLSFTDTNKSLDQLLQAARTLNRTEQKLSQREENLSTLEQGYLRMSRHFRQHNDQRLVIATENQAKLLSNLTAEMAYGYKRVVHELAEQKVLLKKQRRMASAINQALHYLGLHLIEHYQQYSPIPSYIWHELHKLYHFAELLKLQAVKIKKQTDSLLSLDTIENTYKRNCLMSVINPYHVEGNQHWHLYKYFSHWARITTLSSDLKKFAHSECFVIDLTSGKRPEYAASDNEYEEHPFYRLLITSELLKRLHKQLKHFSAHQTLPNPGFYSVIEPSIGHKLLQQIYAYCDHHIERKDARYPVISNVNLVWGLANIVKVLQSTSLSNDDSVELETSLTKILGKSYKQMLHWQAVNYSNGGICVRQPKEDITQLNVGNLVLLKRHINNQPQKTWQLGIVRWLNGNKNTGATMGLEYLHGQKTPAHYLTKNNHSEVLKHNILLVTPFDNHETLLIAPKHLIGNRKKVSLELNGKPVEHHIISSKESNSLIAIFEVTTVADDGDV, encoded by the coding sequence ATGGAATCGATACAGTTAACCTACCCTTCAACCCAGCATGGGCAAGAGTTTATGATGGATCATAAACCTAGCTCAGTAAAAAGCTGGTTAGCCAATTTATCTTTTACTGATACCAACAAGTCACTTGATCAACTTCTACAAGCAGCTCGCACCCTAAACCGTACCGAACAAAAGCTTAGCCAGCGTGAAGAAAACCTTAGCACGCTAGAGCAAGGTTATCTTCGGATGAGCCGTCATTTTCGACAACATAATGACCAACGACTCGTTATCGCTACTGAGAATCAAGCAAAATTACTCAGTAACTTAACAGCCGAAATGGCCTATGGTTATAAACGCGTGGTTCATGAGCTTGCTGAACAAAAAGTTCTTTTGAAGAAGCAACGCAGAATGGCCAGCGCGATTAACCAAGCTTTACACTATCTCGGACTGCATCTAATCGAGCATTATCAACAATATTCGCCAATACCAAGCTATATATGGCATGAGCTTCATAAGCTCTATCACTTTGCTGAATTACTTAAGCTACAAGCAGTCAAAATTAAAAAACAAACGGATAGCTTATTATCGTTAGACACCATAGAGAACACCTATAAGCGAAATTGCTTAATGTCGGTCATTAATCCTTACCATGTAGAAGGCAACCAACATTGGCATCTCTATAAATACTTCAGTCACTGGGCCAGAATTACAACGCTGTCCAGTGATCTCAAAAAGTTTGCTCACAGTGAGTGTTTTGTGATCGATCTCACAAGTGGTAAGCGCCCAGAATATGCAGCATCAGACAATGAGTACGAGGAGCACCCCTTTTATCGCTTGCTGATAACATCTGAGCTCTTGAAGCGCCTCCATAAACAACTTAAGCACTTTTCGGCTCACCAAACTCTGCCTAACCCTGGTTTTTACTCAGTAATTGAGCCAAGTATTGGCCACAAGCTGCTACAACAGATTTACGCCTACTGCGATCATCACATCGAACGAAAAGACGCACGCTACCCCGTCATTAGTAACGTTAATTTGGTGTGGGGACTAGCGAATATAGTGAAAGTATTACAATCAACATCCCTTTCTAACGATGACAGCGTAGAACTTGAAACATCACTGACAAAAATTCTAGGTAAAAGCTATAAGCAGATGCTGCACTGGCAAGCGGTGAATTATAGTAACGGTGGCATTTGCGTACGCCAGCCTAAAGAAGACATTACTCAGCTGAACGTTGGGAATTTAGTGTTACTAAAGCGTCATATTAACAATCAGCCACAAAAAACTTGGCAATTAGGGATCGTACGTTGGCTTAATGGTAATAAGAATACCGGGGCTACTATGGGACTTGAGTATCTACATGGCCAAAAAACCCCAGCACATTACCTGACCAAGAATAATCACAGTGAAGTGCTAAAACATAATATTTTACTGGTAACTCCTTTCGACAATCATGAAACGTTACTCATAGCACCGAAGCACCTCATTGGTAACAGAAAGAAAGTGAGCCTAGAGCTTAATGGAAAGCCCGTCGAACACCATATTATCTCGTCTAAGGAGTCCAACTCCTTAATCGCTATCTTCGAGGTTACGACTGTCGCTGATGATGGAGACGTCTAA
- a CDS encoding YihY family inner membrane protein, translating to MLEKRIKWLKAFTKFVFGEFAKKNSSSMAAELTLNTMLALVPLMTVAVSLMAIFPAFEKLNVEVQELIFKNFLPETGLAVQDHLNEYVSKSKNLSAVGFAFLFLTSMMLMRAIDRAINTIWETKNRRRGIQKWISYWAMLTMAPILIAASLAASSYFAALPLVSSINGILTFGLPFVLIVLAFSALYMVAPFSHVRFRKAIIAATITALLFEIAKYGFALFVAKFSTYEVIYGAITAIPLFFLWVFLSWIILLLGAVFCFALHRFEMKREKTEHDFISILKILQVFAQAQSNESSLTIDQLRSKFPYLHGQTLRHLVEQLLNLNYVAKLESSQYCLKVNAMELTVGRVYREGPWRLPNNNQALEVDKANYFAEYVESANESIDEILDVSIISDSRNLEDSD from the coding sequence ATGTTAGAAAAAAGGATTAAATGGTTAAAAGCGTTCACTAAGTTTGTATTTGGTGAGTTCGCAAAGAAAAACAGTAGCTCGATGGCTGCTGAGTTGACCTTAAATACAATGCTGGCATTAGTTCCTCTGATGACAGTGGCCGTGAGTTTAATGGCAATTTTCCCAGCATTTGAGAAGCTCAATGTTGAAGTTCAGGAGTTAATTTTTAAGAATTTTTTGCCTGAGACTGGCTTAGCGGTTCAAGATCATCTCAATGAGTATGTGTCAAAGTCTAAAAATTTATCGGCAGTCGGTTTTGCTTTTTTATTCCTCACGTCAATGATGTTAATGCGTGCCATTGATCGCGCCATTAATACGATTTGGGAAACTAAGAATCGGCGTCGAGGTATCCAAAAGTGGATTTCTTACTGGGCCATGTTGACAATGGCGCCAATATTAATTGCAGCCAGCCTAGCCGCATCATCATACTTTGCTGCGTTGCCACTAGTGTCGAGTATTAACGGCATTCTGACTTTTGGTTTGCCGTTTGTGTTAATTGTTTTAGCTTTCAGTGCACTTTACATGGTTGCGCCTTTTAGTCATGTCAGGTTTCGCAAAGCGATTATCGCGGCAACGATTACAGCCCTACTATTCGAAATAGCTAAGTATGGGTTTGCCCTGTTTGTGGCGAAATTTTCAACCTATGAAGTTATCTACGGAGCCATTACGGCTATTCCATTATTTTTCTTGTGGGTGTTCCTATCGTGGATAATTTTATTGCTAGGCGCGGTGTTTTGTTTCGCGCTCCATCGTTTCGAAATGAAGCGTGAGAAGACGGAGCATGACTTTATATCCATTCTGAAAATATTACAGGTGTTCGCCCAAGCGCAATCCAACGAAAGCTCGTTAACCATTGATCAGCTAAGAAGTAAGTTTCCATATTTGCATGGACAAACCTTAAGACACCTTGTAGAGCAGTTACTCAACCTTAATTACGTGGCTAAACTAGAGAGCAGCCAATACTGTTTGAAGGTGAATGCTATGGAGCTTACCGTTGGTCGTGTCTACCGAGAGGGACCATGGCGTTTACCTAATAATAATCAAGCTTTAGAGGTTGATAAAGCTAACTATTTTGCTGAGTATGTTGAAAGTGCAAACGAGTCTATAGACGAAATATTAGACGTCTCCATCATCAGCGACAGTCGTAACCTCGAAGATAGCGATTAA
- a CDS encoding beta-barrel assembly-enhancing protease — protein sequence MKPVLSFLATSILTAGVAFNAHSAQSNKIDLPKIGETAGSTLSIAQEQQIGDDIMRQIRRSEFLMKDPIVTEYIQHLGYKLVAANPDALGRQFRFFVIQDNSINAFALPGGYIGLHSGLINASRSESELASVLGHEVAHVTQRHLARRLEKQSELSLPSILGLIASVLAATQDPEAGMAGVAATQAAGQQSIINHTRDNEKEADRIGISMLSAAGFDVRAAADFFETLQQSSRYTFKPPEILLTHPLSRNRIAAARERAELYPKVTHEDSLDYSLVKSRIQSKTLINDKEVFRDLLNKYQSNKLKTTEEKYLLAELLKSKSRNEPAIHILTQLYNDHPGNQLLLFTLAEAHLAHGSGRKMLPMLEEQLSKTPDSTKLILATSEIYLNADQPEKAESLLLRYADLNQKNPTYLSLLAKAQADAGHTPEMYETTGQYLLLLGDLRTAKKHFELALHATSEDPYAQTRIQARLEDVRLKIRAMIEEGSKR from the coding sequence ATGAAACCAGTTTTATCCTTTCTTGCCACTAGCATTCTTACGGCAGGGGTTGCTTTTAATGCTCATTCGGCTCAAAGCAATAAAATAGACCTTCCTAAAATCGGAGAAACTGCTGGTTCGACCTTATCGATTGCCCAAGAGCAACAAATTGGCGATGACATCATGCGCCAAATTCGTCGCAGTGAATTCCTCATGAAGGACCCCATCGTCACAGAGTACATACAACATCTAGGTTATAAGTTGGTAGCCGCAAATCCAGACGCCCTAGGCCGTCAGTTTCGTTTTTTTGTCATCCAAGATAACTCCATCAACGCTTTTGCCTTACCCGGTGGTTATATCGGCTTACATTCAGGGCTGATTAACGCATCGCGAAGCGAAAGTGAATTAGCTTCTGTATTAGGTCATGAGGTCGCACACGTCACTCAACGTCACCTAGCTAGACGCCTAGAGAAACAAAGTGAACTATCACTACCCAGCATACTAGGCCTTATAGCATCAGTATTAGCAGCAACACAAGATCCTGAAGCCGGTATGGCTGGTGTTGCTGCAACTCAAGCTGCTGGGCAACAAAGTATTATCAACCACACTCGCGATAATGAAAAAGAAGCAGATCGGATAGGTATTAGCATGTTATCTGCTGCAGGGTTTGATGTCAGAGCTGCAGCTGACTTTTTTGAAACACTACAACAATCAAGTCGATACACCTTTAAGCCACCCGAAATATTATTGACACACCCACTGTCACGAAACCGTATTGCCGCAGCGAGAGAACGAGCAGAACTTTACCCCAAAGTAACTCACGAGGACTCACTAGATTACAGCCTAGTAAAATCAAGGATCCAGAGTAAAACATTAATTAATGACAAAGAAGTGTTTCGTGACCTATTAAACAAATATCAGAGTAACAAGCTTAAGACTACAGAAGAAAAGTACTTACTCGCAGAATTGCTCAAAAGTAAAAGCAGAAATGAGCCAGCCATCCATATTCTGACACAGCTGTATAATGACCACCCTGGCAACCAGCTATTGCTATTCACTCTAGCAGAAGCGCACTTAGCCCACGGCTCTGGACGAAAAATGTTACCTATGCTGGAAGAGCAGTTATCGAAAACACCTGATTCAACCAAGCTCATTCTTGCGACTTCAGAAATTTACCTGAACGCCGATCAGCCTGAAAAAGCAGAGTCACTGCTGCTTCGTTATGCCGATCTAAATCAGAAAAACCCAACCTATTTAAGCCTTCTAGCTAAAGCGCAAGCTGATGCAGGGCATACTCCAGAAATGTATGAAACAACAGGGCAATATTTGTTACTGCTAGGAGATTTGAGGACAGCTAAAAAACACTTTGAGTTAGCACTACATGCTACGTCTGAAGATCCTTATGCCCAAACTCGGATTCAGGCGCGCCTAGAGGATGTTCGATTAAAAATACGCGCCATGATTGAAGAAGGCTCCAAGCGCTGA
- the dapA gene encoding 4-hydroxy-tetrahydrodipicolinate synthase has translation MFSGSIVAIVTPMTDEGQLDLEALRELVDWHIEQGTSGIVVMGTTGESGTVTEQEYFLAIKTVVEQAAGKIRIIAGSGAMSTDKTISLTNEVKKLGVDGALVVTPYYCKPSQQGLLAHFKAVAENCDLPIILYNVPGRTAVDLLPQTVAELAKLDNIVGIKEATGDVTRVTELNRLLETPITILSGDDATAYDFMKLGGHGVISVTANAAPGLMSKMCELADAQNWKQAALINDKLMGLNEKLFLEANPIPVKWALYRMNKMGRGIRLPLTELESRFHAQVTQALEQANVELP, from the coding sequence ATGTTTTCAGGCAGTATTGTAGCAATTGTGACACCAATGACCGATGAAGGTCAGCTTGATCTAGAGGCTCTACGCGAGCTGGTTGATTGGCATATTGAGCAAGGAACTTCCGGTATTGTGGTGATGGGCACGACTGGTGAGTCGGGAACCGTGACCGAGCAAGAGTACTTCTTGGCAATTAAAACGGTTGTTGAGCAAGCCGCAGGCAAGATACGGATTATTGCCGGTAGCGGTGCTATGAGCACGGATAAAACCATTAGCTTAACCAACGAGGTTAAGAAGCTTGGTGTCGACGGTGCTTTGGTTGTGACGCCTTATTACTGTAAACCATCGCAACAAGGTCTTTTAGCACACTTTAAAGCAGTCGCTGAAAACTGTGACTTACCGATTATCTTGTATAATGTGCCAGGCAGAACAGCTGTCGACTTATTGCCACAAACCGTGGCAGAGCTGGCTAAACTTGACAATATTGTGGGAATTAAAGAGGCGACAGGCGATGTCACTCGAGTTACGGAACTAAATCGCTTACTTGAAACTCCAATCACCATATTGAGTGGTGATGACGCAACTGCGTACGATTTCATGAAGCTCGGAGGTCATGGTGTGATATCTGTAACGGCAAATGCTGCACCGGGATTAATGAGTAAGATGTGTGAGTTAGCAGATGCTCAAAACTGGAAACAGGCAGCACTGATAAATGACAAACTTATGGGGTTAAATGAAAAGCTTTTTCTTGAAGCTAACCCCATCCCTGTGAAATGGGCGCTTTATCGAATGAATAAAATGGGCCGTGGTATTCGTTTGCCATTGACCGAGTTAGAGTCGCGCTTTCACGCACAAGTTACCCAAGCATTGGAACAAGCAAATGTTGAATTACCATAA
- the arsC gene encoding arsenate reductase (glutaredoxin) (This arsenate reductase requires both glutathione and glutaredoxin to convert arsenate to arsenite, after which the efflux transporter formed by ArsA and ArsB can extrude the arsenite from the cell, providing resistance.): MSDFSILHNPRCSKSRQTLELLQENGVEPTIVKYLETPPSAAQISDIVTLLGVSPRDILRKKEAEYKASGLDNQDLSDKEVIALMVEHPKVIERPIVFSDKAAAVGRPPENVLSIIK, encoded by the coding sequence ATGAGCGATTTTAGCATTTTACATAACCCTCGTTGTTCAAAATCTCGTCAAACTTTAGAATTACTTCAAGAAAACGGTGTAGAACCAACCATCGTAAAATACCTTGAAACTCCGCCTTCTGCGGCACAAATCAGTGACATCGTTACATTATTAGGCGTTAGCCCTCGTGATATTTTGCGCAAAAAAGAAGCTGAATACAAAGCGTCTGGCCTTGATAATCAGGACTTGAGCGATAAAGAAGTCATCGCACTCATGGTTGAACACCCTAAAGTTATTGAGCGCCCAATTGTATTCAGTGACAAGGCAGCCGCGGTTGGACGTCCACCAGAAAACGTGCTGAGCATTATTAAGTAA
- a CDS encoding TlpA family protein disulfide reductase codes for MKKIIALSLLVALSFLTACSNQNSFHFLSGEEKNVDDYRGQWLVINFWAEWCPPCLEEIPELGKLVEENPDIAVIGVSYDKLSNDELEALVKKLDIKYPIVATEPMPYLPVAKPQSLPGTYLISPSGQTMGPILGKIDRSKILEIIQKVEGR; via the coding sequence ATGAAAAAAATTATTGCCCTAAGCTTACTGGTTGCGTTGAGTTTCCTAACCGCTTGTTCGAATCAAAACAGTTTTCACTTTCTTTCGGGAGAAGAAAAAAACGTTGATGATTATCGTGGGCAGTGGCTAGTGATTAATTTTTGGGCTGAATGGTGTCCGCCTTGCTTGGAGGAAATTCCTGAGTTAGGCAAGTTGGTCGAGGAAAACCCAGATATTGCGGTTATTGGCGTAAGTTACGATAAGTTATCGAATGATGAACTTGAGGCGTTGGTTAAAAAGCTTGATATTAAATACCCGATTGTAGCAACTGAACCAATGCCATACCTTCCGGTTGCAAAACCACAAAGCTTACCTGGGACCTATTTGATCAGCCCCAGTGGGCAAACGATGGGGCCAATTTTAGGAAAAATAGACCGCTCTAAGATATTAGAAATTATTCAGAAGGTGGAAGGGCGGTAA
- a CDS encoding PhoH family protein, producing the protein MVKPKIAGKRLFVLDTNVLMHDPTALFRFEEHDILIPMVVLEELDAGKKGLSEVARNVRQVSRYLDDLLSIAEDDKDPMKEGIPIGMLQQIQDPSKHGKIYFQTKDHIDRLPDSLPSSKADNTILNVALALQTKNDDKTVTLVSKDINLRIKANIVGVHSEDYYNDKVLDDVEQLHTGFYELPEDFWDTHSRDIDSWQEEGHTFYKIKGPLVKEWFINQCLYQPQDKFEAIVRDIDDADSDSPTALIELLVDYRNDSHNIWGITARNREQSFALNQLMDPNIDFVTLQGPAGTGKTLLALAAALEQAIEMKRYKEIIVTRVTVSVGEDIGFLPGTEEEKMTPWMGALMDNLEVLSPTDNDEWGVAATHDLLRKWIKVRSLNFMRGRTFLNKFIIIDEAQNLTSKQMKTLITRAGPGTKVVCMGNVAQIDTPYLTETTSGITFVVDRFKNWKHSGHITLKRGERSRLADYASELL; encoded by the coding sequence ATGGTAAAACCGAAAATTGCTGGTAAACGTCTTTTTGTATTAGACACAAACGTGCTGATGCACGATCCTACCGCCCTATTTCGCTTCGAGGAACACGACATATTAATACCCATGGTGGTCCTCGAAGAATTAGATGCCGGGAAAAAGGGGCTCTCGGAGGTGGCCCGAAATGTTCGGCAAGTAAGCAGATACCTTGATGACCTTCTCTCTATCGCCGAAGATGATAAAGATCCTATGAAAGAAGGTATTCCAATTGGAATGCTCCAACAAATACAAGACCCATCGAAACACGGAAAAATCTATTTCCAGACTAAAGATCATATCGACCGACTTCCCGACTCACTCCCCAGTAGCAAAGCTGACAATACCATTTTAAACGTCGCCCTAGCCTTACAGACTAAAAACGACGATAAAACCGTAACCTTAGTGTCTAAAGACATCAACCTTCGCATTAAAGCGAATATTGTCGGCGTTCACTCAGAGGACTATTACAACGATAAGGTACTTGATGACGTTGAACAGCTCCATACCGGTTTCTATGAACTGCCGGAAGATTTCTGGGACACCCACAGTCGTGACATCGACTCATGGCAGGAAGAAGGCCATACCTTCTATAAGATCAAAGGTCCTTTGGTAAAAGAGTGGTTTATCAATCAATGCCTTTACCAACCTCAAGACAAGTTTGAAGCTATTGTCCGTGACATTGATGATGCCGATAGTGATAGCCCTACCGCGCTTATTGAGTTGCTAGTGGATTATCGCAATGACAGCCATAACATCTGGGGCATTACCGCGCGCAATCGCGAACAAAGTTTTGCCCTCAACCAATTGATGGATCCCAATATCGACTTTGTCACCTTACAAGGCCCTGCAGGTACCGGTAAGACATTGCTTGCGTTAGCTGCAGCGCTCGAACAAGCCATTGAGATGAAGCGCTATAAAGAAATCATTGTCACTCGTGTCACGGTTTCAGTAGGTGAAGATATTGGTTTTTTACCGGGTACTGAAGAGGAAAAAATGACCCCGTGGATGGGAGCCTTAATGGATAACCTAGAAGTCCTCTCGCCCACCGATAATGATGAATGGGGTGTAGCCGCCACCCATGATCTGTTACGTAAGTGGATCAAGGTGCGCTCACTAAACTTTATGCGTGGCAGAACCTTTCTTAACAAATTCATTATCATTGATGAAGCTCAAAATTTGACCTCTAAGCAAATGAAAACCTTAATAACGCGCGCAGGGCCAGGAACTAAAGTAGTTTGTATGGGTAACGTTGCGCAAATTGATACACCTTACCTTACGGAAACCACTTCAGGGATTACTTTTGTGGTCGATCGATTTAAAAACTGGAAACACTCTGGACATATCACCCTCAAACGTGGCGAGCGCTCTCGCTTGGCGGACTATGCTTCGGAACTCCTTTAA
- the bcp gene encoding thioredoxin-dependent thiol peroxidase, which produces MSQPQLNKKAPHFDLPATGEQNLSLKDFKDKNLVIYFYPKDNTPGCTTEGQNFRDLFDEFQKHDTEILGVSRDSVRVHENFKKKHEFPFDLLSDKEEDMCNAYDVIKLKKLYGKEYMGIERSTFLIDKSGKLRQEWRKVKVKGHADEVLEAVKAL; this is translated from the coding sequence TTGAGCCAACCGCAGCTGAATAAGAAAGCACCACATTTTGATCTACCCGCGACAGGGGAACAAAACCTCTCTCTTAAAGACTTCAAAGATAAAAACCTCGTTATCTACTTTTACCCAAAAGACAACACTCCTGGCTGTACCACTGAAGGCCAAAACTTTCGTGATCTTTTCGATGAATTTCAAAAGCATGACACAGAAATACTGGGCGTATCTCGCGATAGTGTTCGTGTACATGAAAATTTCAAGAAAAAGCATGAATTTCCTTTTGACTTACTAAGCGACAAAGAAGAAGACATGTGTAATGCCTACGATGTCATCAAACTCAAGAAGTTGTACGGTAAAGAGTATATGGGCATTGAGCGTAGCACTTTCTTAATTGATAAAAGTGGCAAGTTACGTCAAGAGTGGCGCAAGGTAAAAGTTAAAGGTCATGCCGACGAAGTACTAGAAGCAGTAAAAGCACTATAA
- a CDS encoding AI-2E family transporter: MTSIFTRWFRRNFSSPATIVLTMLIIVGFFIILTVGDILAPILWALVIAYLLEWGVTALQKKGLGRLTSVLMVFTAFIGISIVIFLGLVPLIWKQGSRLIAELPNIMLKLKEQVLELPTKYPNFVSTEQVDGFVNSLNSELGSLGEALLSASFSSLISIASLLVYIILVPLLVFFFLKDRHKIFGWCSQWLPQDRHLAERVWSEVNRQIGNYIRGKVVEIIIVGAVSYITFAIMGLNYALLLSVCVGLSVLIPYVGAALVTIPVALIAFFQWGLTQDFYILMVAYFIIQILDGNVLVPLIFSEAVNLHPVAIIGAILLFGGLWGFWGVFFAIPLAVLVNATLDAVKEHKKQSTEDDETLELEHQAETE, from the coding sequence ATGACATCAATCTTTACTCGTTGGTTTAGACGCAATTTCTCAAGCCCTGCGACTATTGTGCTTACAATGCTCATCATTGTTGGCTTTTTCATTATTTTAACGGTTGGAGATATTCTGGCGCCTATATTATGGGCATTGGTCATCGCTTATTTGTTGGAGTGGGGCGTTACAGCGTTACAGAAAAAAGGATTAGGCCGCTTAACCTCGGTTTTGATGGTGTTTACAGCTTTTATAGGCATATCGATCGTTATCTTTTTGGGCCTAGTGCCTTTGATTTGGAAGCAAGGATCAAGGCTGATCGCCGAGTTACCGAATATTATGCTCAAGCTTAAAGAGCAGGTGCTTGAGCTTCCTACTAAATATCCAAACTTTGTCTCAACCGAGCAAGTTGATGGCTTTGTTAACAGCCTGAATTCTGAGTTAGGCAGTTTAGGCGAAGCTTTACTAAGCGCATCTTTTAGCTCTTTAATCAGTATCGCGAGCTTGTTGGTTTATATTATCTTAGTGCCACTATTAGTTTTCTTTTTCTTGAAAGACCGCCATAAGATTTTTGGCTGGTGCAGCCAATGGTTGCCACAAGATAGACACTTAGCGGAGCGCGTCTGGTCAGAAGTAAATCGTCAAATTGGTAATTATATCCGTGGCAAGGTGGTGGAGATTATCATCGTTGGTGCTGTTTCTTACATTACTTTTGCCATAATGGGGTTAAATTACGCACTCTTACTCAGCGTGTGTGTTGGCCTATCGGTGCTGATACCTTACGTCGGCGCGGCGTTGGTGACCATACCCGTGGCGCTAATCGCTTTCTTCCAGTGGGGGCTTACCCAAGATTTTTATATTTTGATGGTGGCATACTTCATTATTCAAATCTTAGACGGTAATGTTCTGGTGCCGTTAATTTTCTCTGAAGCGGTTAACTTACACCCAGTGGCCATTATTGGTGCGATTCTGTTGTTTGGTGGTCTGTGGGGCTTTTGGGGCGTGTTCTTTGCCATTCCTTTAGCGGTGTTGGTAAATGCCACGCTTGATGCGGTTAAGGAGCATAAAAAACAGAGCACTGAGGATGACGAGACGTTAGAGCTAGAGCACCAAGCTGAAACCGAGTAA
- the bamC gene encoding outer membrane protein assembly factor BamC has protein sequence MLNYHKTIKTITLAVSAAVVLSACATTDGTEDIDDRYMSSDKGPELQLPPGTTEVNITDSYRIPEGTVITSREAKGKQLALEPPQLLLVAGDGIWEDTERQQPTVWVRGNSEELVQYIERFMVSQKISYQEASADSVTTDWISDTDESQVSEHLGAYSLEGERHKFSLNIVDTKPNEVALQADHVAYQQNKEDRWVDVETSSRMAKQFLNYFIGYYDSERTREARERILQQAKINVELGYNDQGALALVSEREFLAVWDQMPRVLAALNLEVTDRDRSEKTYYFRVNEPDNGFWSWFGSDDNEAKIDLEPGDYQIKLSELNAGGVSLSFYGAEGELLDSSTVTRIYPEFSAEFKRSKGERGDN, from the coding sequence ATGTTGAATTACCATAAAACAATTAAAACTATTACTTTGGCAGTAAGCGCGGCTGTTGTGTTGTCTGCTTGCGCGACCACAGACGGCACTGAAGATATTGATGACCGTTACATGAGTAGCGATAAAGGCCCTGAGTTACAACTGCCTCCAGGGACCACGGAAGTCAATATAACCGACAGCTATAGAATTCCTGAAGGTACAGTAATCACTAGTCGTGAAGCTAAAGGTAAGCAACTGGCCCTTGAGCCTCCTCAGTTGTTGTTAGTAGCCGGTGACGGCATCTGGGAAGACACTGAACGCCAACAACCAACAGTGTGGGTTCGTGGCAACAGCGAGGAGCTAGTTCAGTATATTGAGCGCTTTATGGTGTCTCAAAAAATAAGCTATCAAGAGGCTAGCGCAGATTCAGTTACCACTGACTGGATAAGCGATACGGATGAGAGTCAAGTTTCTGAGCATTTAGGAGCTTACTCATTAGAAGGTGAGCGTCATAAATTTAGTTTGAATATTGTTGATACCAAACCAAATGAAGTGGCGCTACAAGCTGATCATGTCGCTTATCAACAAAATAAAGAGGACCGCTGGGTTGATGTAGAAACGTCAAGTCGTATGGCAAAGCAGTTCTTGAATTACTTTATAGGTTATTACGATTCAGAGCGCACACGTGAAGCACGTGAGCGTATCTTACAGCAAGCTAAAATTAACGTTGAGCTCGGGTATAACGATCAAGGAGCTTTAGCGCTAGTGTCAGAGCGTGAGTTTTTAGCTGTTTGGGATCAGATGCCACGCGTTTTAGCGGCATTGAACCTAGAAGTTACTGATCGCGACCGCTCGGAGAAAACGTATTACTTTAGAGTCAACGAACCTGATAATGGCTTCTGGTCGTGGTTTGGTAGCGATGACAATGAAGCTAAAATAGATCTTGAGCCTGGCGATTATCAAATTAAACTGTCTGAGCTTAACGCAGGAGGTGTTAGTTTGAGTTTTTATGGGGCTGAAGGTGAGCTTTTAGATTCAAGCACAGTTACCCGTATTTACCCTGAGTTTTCTGCCGAGTTTAAGCGTAGCAAAGGTGAGCGAGGCGACAATTAA